In one window of Desulfatirhabdium butyrativorans DSM 18734 DNA:
- the fdnG gene encoding formate dehydrogenase-N subunit alpha, protein MKVSRRGFLKISGAVAAGMAVGSMGFDLQPVKVHAQMLKTRYAKETTTICCYCGVGCGALVHTSKKGDGRIINIEGDPDHVINRGALCSKGAALKGLAENTNRLLNPMYRAPFSDKWEEVSWDWAIDRIAQRVKKTRDASFMKRNAAGQVVNRTEAIASVGSAAFDNEECWIYQALMRALGLVYIEHQARLCHSSTVAALAESFGRGAMTNHFIDMKNSDCILVMGSNAAETHPISFKWVTEAQRKGATLISVDPRFTRTSAKADIYAPLRSGTDVAFLGGMIRYILENGLYHKDYVLHYTNATLLLNPEYRFEKGLFAGFDPKTRKYDQSKWAFQLDAEEKPKRDMSLKDPLCVFNQLKKHYSRYDLKTVSSVTGTSEADLLAVYKAFTATGKPDKAGTILYAMGWTQHTIGVQIIRTMTIVQLLLGNIGMAGGGVNALRGESNVQGSTDHALLYHIYPGYLGVPTAKAQKLADILSRRPKSKDPLSLNWWQNEPKYIVSFLKAMFGDQATAENEFGYPWMPKLEDGKAYSWLDLFDEMYKGSIKGLFAWGMNPACSGANSNKTRKALANLEWLVNVNLFDNETGSFWKGPGMKPGDIGTEVFMLPACVSVEKEGSITNSGRWMQWRYAGPNPLGNSRPDGDIILELGLKLKEIYQKEGGVFPDPILNLKWDYMSQGKYDPHKVAKIINGTFTRDVKIGDKEFKAGKQVPSFAFLQADGSTACGNWIYSGSYTDAGNMAARRKTNDAVNQIGLYPEFAWAWPVNRRILYNRASVDLKGQPFDAKRWVMKWEGDKWIGDIPDGPAPPLADAQGNPNPNGKHPFIMTLHGFGQLFGPGLKDGPFPEHYEAMECPIEKNPLSDQLHSPTVPMYASAADQFAATCDPKYPYVCSTYRVSEHWQTGLMTRPQPWLLELQPQVFVEMSEELAKLKNIQNGERVIVSTVRGSLEATAIVTKRFRPMKIAGTLVYPIGLPYNYGWRWPASGTEESANLLTASTGDSNTRIPETKTFMANVSKK, encoded by the coding sequence ATGAAGGTCAGTCGAAGAGGGTTCTTGAAGATTTCCGGCGCTGTCGCAGCTGGAATGGCGGTCGGATCGATGGGATTCGATTTACAGCCGGTCAAGGTCCATGCCCAGATGCTCAAGACCCGCTATGCCAAGGAGACCACCACGATCTGCTGCTACTGCGGGGTCGGATGCGGCGCCCTCGTTCATACCAGCAAGAAGGGAGACGGCCGCATCATCAACATCGAAGGCGATCCGGATCATGTCATCAATCGAGGGGCACTCTGTTCCAAGGGAGCGGCCCTCAAGGGACTTGCCGAAAACACGAATCGTCTTCTCAATCCGATGTACCGTGCACCGTTTTCCGACAAATGGGAGGAAGTCTCCTGGGACTGGGCCATTGACCGAATCGCCCAGCGCGTCAAGAAGACCCGGGATGCTTCTTTCATGAAGCGCAATGCAGCAGGCCAGGTGGTGAATCGCACCGAAGCGATCGCATCGGTCGGAAGCGCCGCCTTCGACAACGAGGAATGCTGGATCTATCAGGCCCTGATGCGCGCCCTCGGCCTGGTCTACATCGAACATCAGGCGAGACTCTGCCATAGTTCGACCGTTGCCGCACTTGCCGAATCGTTCGGTCGCGGCGCCATGACAAACCATTTCATCGACATGAAAAACAGCGACTGCATTCTGGTCATGGGCAGCAATGCGGCAGAGACCCACCCCATCTCCTTTAAATGGGTAACCGAGGCCCAGCGAAAAGGCGCCACCCTCATCAGTGTCGATCCAAGATTTACCCGAACCTCCGCCAAGGCGGACATCTATGCCCCGCTGCGCTCCGGGACGGACGTGGCCTTTTTGGGTGGAATGATCCGGTATATCCTCGAAAACGGGCTTTACCACAAGGATTATGTATTGCACTACACCAACGCCACCCTGTTGCTCAACCCGGAATATCGGTTCGAAAAGGGCCTTTTTGCCGGATTCGATCCCAAGACCCGAAAGTACGACCAGTCCAAATGGGCCTTCCAGCTTGATGCCGAGGAAAAGCCTAAACGGGATATGTCGCTGAAAGACCCCTTGTGCGTGTTCAACCAGTTGAAGAAACACTATTCCCGCTACGATCTAAAGACCGTCTCTTCCGTTACCGGCACGAGCGAAGCGGATTTACTGGCCGTTTACAAGGCCTTTACCGCAACTGGCAAACCCGACAAGGCAGGCACCATCCTCTATGCCATGGGATGGACCCAGCATACCATCGGGGTTCAGATCATCCGGACCATGACCATCGTTCAATTGCTTCTGGGAAATATCGGCATGGCAGGAGGCGGGGTAAACGCCCTTCGCGGAGAGTCGAACGTACAGGGATCGACGGACCATGCACTTCTGTACCATATCTATCCGGGATACCTCGGCGTTCCAACGGCCAAGGCACAAAAGCTTGCCGATATCTTAAGTCGCAGGCCCAAGAGCAAGGACCCCTTGAGTCTCAACTGGTGGCAGAATGAACCCAAATACATCGTGAGTTTCCTCAAGGCGATGTTCGGCGATCAGGCAACCGCCGAAAACGAATTCGGCTACCCCTGGATGCCGAAACTCGAGGACGGAAAGGCGTATTCCTGGCTCGATCTCTTCGATGAAATGTACAAGGGATCGATCAAGGGACTGTTCGCCTGGGGCATGAATCCCGCCTGCAGCGGAGCCAACAGCAACAAGACCCGAAAGGCGCTGGCCAATCTCGAATGGCTGGTCAACGTGAATCTCTTCGACAACGAAACCGGCTCTTTCTGGAAGGGGCCGGGGATGAAACCGGGGGATATCGGAACCGAAGTCTTCATGCTGCCGGCCTGCGTATCGGTCGAAAAAGAAGGCAGCATCACCAACAGCGGACGCTGGATGCAATGGCGCTATGCCGGTCCCAACCCGCTCGGCAACAGCCGTCCCGACGGAGACATCATCCTGGAGCTCGGACTCAAGCTGAAGGAAATTTACCAGAAAGAAGGCGGGGTCTTCCCGGATCCGATCCTGAACCTGAAATGGGATTATATGAGCCAGGGGAAGTACGACCCGCACAAGGTCGCCAAAATCATCAACGGCACCTTCACCCGGGACGTCAAGATCGGAGATAAGGAATTCAAGGCCGGCAAACAAGTACCTTCCTTCGCCTTCCTGCAGGCGGACGGCAGCACGGCCTGCGGCAACTGGATCTATTCCGGCAGCTATACGGATGCCGGAAACATGGCCGCACGTCGCAAAACGAATGACGCGGTGAACCAGATCGGACTCTATCCGGAATTCGCCTGGGCCTGGCCGGTCAACCGTCGGATTCTCTACAACCGGGCGTCCGTCGACCTGAAGGGTCAGCCTTTCGATGCCAAACGCTGGGTCATGAAATGGGAAGGCGACAAATGGATCGGCGATATACCGGACGGTCCGGCACCGCCCCTTGCCGATGCGCAAGGAAACCCCAACCCGAACGGAAAGCATCCCTTCATCATGACCCTGCACGGCTTCGGCCAACTGTTCGGCCCTGGATTGAAAGACGGCCCGTTTCCGGAACATTATGAAGCCATGGAATGCCCGATCGAGAAGAATCCGCTGAGCGATCAGCTTCACAGCCCCACCGTTCCGATGTATGCCTCGGCTGCAGATCAGTTTGCCGCTACCTGCGATCCGAAATATCCCTATGTCTGCTCGACCTACCGGGTATCGGAGCACTGGCAGACGGGTCTGATGACCCGGCCGCAGCCTTGGCTGTTGGAACTCCAGCCCCAGGTCTTCGTCGAAATGAGCGAGGAGCTGGCCAAACTCAAAAACATTCAGAACGGCGAGCGGGTCATCGTCAGCACCGTCAGAGGCTCTCTGGAAGCCACAGCCATTGTCACCAAGCGGTTCAGGCCGATGAAGATTGCAGGCACCCTCGTCTATCCCATCGGTCTGCCGTACAACTACGGCTGGCGCTGGCCGGCATCCGGCACCGAGGAAAGCGCCAATCTGCTGACGGCCTCCACCGGCGATTCCAACACCCGGATTCCGGAAACCAAGACGTTCATGGCGAACGTTTCCAAGAAATGA
- a CDS encoding 4Fe-4S dicluster domain-containing protein, whose amino-acid sequence MEKAFLIDTTLCTACRGCQVACKQWHDLPTEITKNRGTYENPADLSFNTYKLVRMRETVVDNRLRWLFFPEQCRHCLSPPCQDTAGEPGAIYTDPATGAVLYTAETRFLKADDIIASCPYNIPRKSEDGTLAKCDMCNDRVHNGLLPACVQTCPTGAMTFGDLDKIRKLADERLAEVRKKFPKAVLVDPDDVRVIYLTPFDPKLSFEHAIAEAGPVGLTRHLALRKMTRPLTSVLEGIRNV is encoded by the coding sequence ATGGAAAAGGCATTCTTGATCGACACGACCCTGTGCACGGCCTGTCGGGGCTGCCAGGTCGCCTGCAAGCAATGGCATGATCTGCCGACCGAAATCACGAAGAACCGCGGGACATACGAAAACCCGGCCGATTTGTCCTTCAACACCTACAAGCTCGTTCGCATGCGGGAGACGGTAGTGGACAACCGGCTGCGCTGGCTTTTCTTCCCGGAGCAATGCCGCCATTGCCTCTCACCGCCCTGTCAGGATACGGCGGGGGAGCCCGGTGCCATCTATACGGACCCGGCGACCGGTGCCGTGCTCTACACGGCCGAAACCCGATTTCTGAAAGCCGACGACATCATTGCCTCCTGTCCGTACAACATCCCCCGTAAATCCGAAGACGGAACGCTCGCCAAATGCGACATGTGCAACGATCGGGTCCACAACGGCCTGCTGCCGGCATGTGTACAGACATGCCCGACGGGCGCGATGACGTTCGGAGACCTGGACAAAATCCGCAAGCTCGCTGACGAGCGGCTTGCCGAAGTTCGAAAGAAATTCCCGAAAGCCGTCCTGGTGGACCCGGACGACGTTCGGGTCATTTATCTCACTCCCTTCGATCCGAAGCTGAGCTTCGAGCATGCCATCGCCGAGGCGGGCCCCGTCGGCCTGACCCGCCATCTGGCGCTCCGGAAAATGACTCGGCCGCTGACCTCGGTTCTCGAAGGCATTCGGAACGTTTGA
- a CDS encoding hydrogenase iron-sulfur subunit: MTDWKPKIVTFLCNWCTYGAADLAGVSRLQYPPYIRVIRVPCSGRVSPKFILSAFMQGADGVWVSGCHPGDCHYIEGNFYARRKFALMKNLLEHTGIEPGRLHFSWISSAEATKFADMARHVCQTVEALGPIRRMVKTGRTPSATTACPGEGCACCCG, translated from the coding sequence ATGACCGACTGGAAACCGAAAATCGTTACGTTTTTATGCAACTGGTGCACGTACGGAGCCGCAGACCTGGCGGGTGTGAGCCGATTGCAATATCCTCCCTACATCCGAGTGATCCGGGTGCCCTGCAGCGGCCGGGTCAGCCCGAAATTCATCCTGAGCGCCTTCATGCAGGGCGCGGATGGGGTATGGGTATCGGGATGCCATCCGGGAGACTGCCATTACATCGAGGGAAATTTCTACGCCCGCCGCAAGTTCGCCTTGATGAAGAATCTGCTGGAGCATACGGGCATTGAACCGGGAAGACTGCATTTCTCCTGGATTTCATCTGCAGAAGCCACCAAATTCGCGGACATGGCCCGCCATGTTTGCCAGACCGTGGAAGCCCTGGGGCCGATACGACGGATGGTCAAAACCGGAAGAACACCTTCCGCCACGACGGCTTGCCCTGGCGAGGGATGTGCTTGTTGTTGCGGGTAG